The Apis mellifera strain DH4 linkage group LG8, Amel_HAv3.1, whole genome shotgun sequence genome contains a region encoding:
- the Gb15078 gene encoding uncharacterized protein LOC678510 isoform X1 encodes MPILIPHRNPASANYYENKDGARIVKASHFELDYMLGRKITFFCMATGFPRPEITWLKDGIELYHHKFFQVHEWPVGNDTLKSKMEIDPATQKDAGYYECQADNQYAVDRRGFRTDYVMISY; translated from the exons ATGCCTATTCTGATTCCTCACAGAAATCCTGCCAGTGCTAATTACTACGAAAATAAAGAT ggGGCGAGAATAGTGAAAGCTTCACACTTTGAACTGGATTACATGTTAGGAAGGAAGATCACATTTTTCTGCATGGCTACTGGATTTCCAAGACCTGAGATCACCTGGTTGAAAGATGGAATTGAATTGtatcatcataaatttttccag GTGCATGAATGGCCTGTTGGCAATGACACATTAAAATCAAAGATGGAAATTGATCCTGCTACGCAAAAAGATGCAGGATATTATGAATGTCAAGCAGATAATCAGTATGCGGTTGATCGTCGTGGCTTTAGAACGGATTATGTTatgatttcttattaa
- the LOC726411 gene encoding immunoglobulin domain-containing protein oig-4, with protein MPRSTVILFFLIVLLLNSQEILGRRGRGRGKTRSRVQIGLPITGKYRDPESDQYYNNHNGAKILLASHFDLEYVLGHKIVFLCVARGNPRPHITWFKDGAEIYTHLYLHVHEWQVGEDKVKSKLEIDPATQMDAGVYECTADNMYSIDRRSFKTDFSIAFD; from the exons ATGCCACGTTCTAcagtgatattatttttcttaatcgtaCTACTGCTAAATAGTCAGGAAATTCTTGGACGAAGAGGACGAGGCAGAGGAAAAACCAGATCGCGTGTCCAAATAGGATTACCTATCACTGGAAAATATCGTGATCCAGAAAGTgatcaatattataacaatcataat ggTGCAAAAATATTGTTGGCATCACACTTTGATTTGGAGTACGTTTTAGGACACAAAATTGTTTTCCTTTGCGTCGCACGTGGAAACCCACGACCGCATATCACATGGTTCAAGGATGGAGCTGAGATTTATACTCATCTTTATTTGCAT gTGCACGAATGGCAAGTTGGAGAAGATAaagtaaaatcaaaattggaaATAGATCCTGCAACTCAAATGGATGCTGGAGTTTACGAATGTACAGCTGATAATATGTATAGTATTGATCGAAGATCCTTCAAGACTGACTTTTCTATtgcttttgattaa
- the LOC551950 gene encoding guanine nucleotide-binding protein subunit beta-2, giving the protein MGKDDAETIALKKELEDLINRCKEDQKKQQDTTLEETCSSVADAPKVKLSTKKLLKGHINKVNSVHYSGDSRHCVTGSLDGKLIIWDSWTGNKVQVIPLRSAWVMSVAFAPSGNFVACGGMDNMCTIYDVNNRDATGSAKIVRELLGYEGFLSSCRFLEDKKIITGSGDMKICIWDLEANKKTTDFCAHAGDVVSISLSPDGNTYVTGSVDRTCKLWDLREEKAKQTFFGHEADVNSVCYHPSGQAFVTASEDKTARLWDLRSDQQLATFKPPNSNPGYTSCGLSLSGRFIFCGSDDNSIHIWDTLKNQHNGVLTGHENRVTSLSVTGNGMAIASCSWDQNVRIWV; this is encoded by the exons ATGGGGAAAGATGATGCAGAAACCAtagctttaaaaaaagagcTAGAAGATTTGATCAATAGGTGCAAG GAAGATCAAAAGAAACAACAAGATACAACTTTGGAGGAAACATGTAGTAGTGTAGCAGATGCTCcaaaagttaaattatctactaaaaaattactaaaggGACATATCAATAAAGTAAATTCGGTACATTATAGTGGTGATAGTAG GCATTGCGTGACTGGTTCACTGGATGGAAAATTGATCATTTGGGATTCATGGACTGGAAATAAAGTCCAGGTAATCCCATTGCGCTCAGCATGGGTAATGTCAGTAGCTTTTGCACCCTCGGGAAATTTCGTTGCTTGTGGTGGTATGGACAATATGTGTACTATCTATGATGTGAACAATCGTGATGCCACAGGATCAGCTAAGATCGTTCGAGAATTATTAGGATACGAAGGTTTTCTCTCATCCTGCAGATTCttggaagataaaaaaataatcactgGATCCGGTGATATGAAAAT atGTATATGGGATTTggaagcaaataaaaaaactacagATTTTTGCGCGCATGCTGGAGATGTGGTTAGTATTAGTTTATCTCCAGATGGAAATACGTATGTTACTGGATCGGTAGATCGAACATGTAAATTATGGGAtttaagagaagagaaagcaAAACAAACTTTCTTTGGACATGAAGCTGATGTAAACTCTGTTTGT TATCATCCTTCGGGACAAGCTTTTGTAACAGCTTCAGAAGATAAGACAGCGAGATTGTGGGATCTAAGATCGGATCAACAGTTAGCTACCTTTAAACCTCCAAATTCAAATCCCGGATATACATCTTGTGGTTTATCTTTAAGTGGAAGATTCATATTCTGTGGAAGTGATGATAATTCTATTCATATATGGGATACATTGAAGAATCAACATAATg GTGTTTTGACGGGCCACGAAAACCGTGTAACATCACTTAGCGTTACTGGAAATGGTATGGCTATTGCCTCCTGCTCCTGGGATCAAAATGTTCGAATTTGGGTGTAG